The following proteins come from a genomic window of Pseudomonas putida:
- a CDS encoding acyl-CoA dehydrogenase, with amino-acid sequence MNYQAPLRDMRFVLHELFDLAGHCQQLGIELDRDTLDGILEEAARFTGQIIAPLNRNSDEQGCKWVGGEVTTPDGMREAYRQYVEHGWASMTGPQAYGGQGLPQMASASFHEMLMAASLSFRIYSGLTEGAVLALHRHGSEALKQAYLSRMVSGEWAGTMCLTEPQAGTDLALLRTRAQPEADGSYRITGSKIFISGGEQDLTDNIVHLVLARLPDAPAGVRGISLFLVPKLLPGGERNALCCGALEHKMGIKGASTCVMNFDGAQGWLVGEANQGLACMFTMMNDARFQVGLQGLGIAEAAFQGGLAYARERLQSRSLAGPVAAEKPADPIIVHPDVRRMLLTQKTLTEGCRMLGIYTARQLDLEHAAKSAPARQAAARRAALLIPIVKAFFTDVGQEVASLGVQLYGGHGYIREWGMEQLMRDSRITQLYEGTNGIQALDLIRRKLLGDGGAELNLLIDEMVLHVGAANALGGLQTMATSVGQRLEEWRALSAHVVEACQRDPQESGAVSVDFLAYSAYVLLAAMWLQAAVHAQATLAAGSTETAFYRAKLHAATFYWRRLLPRATAHREALLGGADCLMALPESDFAF; translated from the coding sequence ATGAACTACCAGGCGCCCCTTCGCGACATGCGTTTCGTGCTGCATGAACTGTTCGATCTGGCCGGACATTGCCAGCAGCTAGGTATCGAACTGGACCGCGACACCCTCGACGGTATCCTTGAGGAGGCCGCACGTTTCACAGGCCAAATCATCGCACCGCTCAATCGCAACAGTGACGAACAGGGCTGCAAGTGGGTTGGCGGCGAGGTCACCACCCCGGACGGCATGCGGGAGGCCTATCGGCAATACGTCGAACATGGCTGGGCCAGTATGACCGGGCCGCAGGCCTATGGTGGCCAGGGTTTGCCGCAGATGGCATCGGCCAGCTTCCATGAAATGCTGATGGCGGCATCGTTGTCGTTCCGCATCTACTCCGGCCTGACCGAGGGCGCGGTCCTGGCGTTGCATCGCCATGGCAGCGAGGCACTCAAGCAGGCCTACCTGAGCCGGATGGTCAGTGGCGAGTGGGCCGGTACCATGTGCCTGACCGAGCCGCAGGCCGGCACCGACCTGGCTTTGCTGCGTACCCGCGCCCAGCCGGAAGCGGACGGCAGCTACCGCATTACCGGCAGCAAGATATTCATCAGCGGTGGCGAGCAGGACCTGACCGACAACATCGTTCATCTGGTACTCGCGCGCCTGCCTGATGCGCCGGCCGGTGTCAGGGGCATCAGCCTGTTCCTGGTGCCCAAGCTGCTGCCCGGTGGCGAGCGCAATGCGCTGTGCTGCGGGGCGCTGGAGCACAAGATGGGCATCAAGGGTGCTTCGACCTGCGTGATGAATTTCGACGGTGCCCAAGGCTGGCTGGTGGGGGAGGCCAACCAAGGCCTGGCCTGCATGTTCACCATGATGAACGATGCCCGCTTCCAGGTCGGCCTGCAGGGGCTTGGTATTGCCGAGGCTGCTTTTCAGGGGGGGCTGGCCTATGCCCGGGAGCGTCTGCAGTCGCGCTCGCTTGCCGGGCCGGTGGCAGCGGAAAAGCCTGCCGATCCGATTATCGTCCATCCAGACGTGCGGCGCATGCTGTTGACCCAGAAGACCCTTACCGAGGGTTGTCGCATGCTGGGCATCTACACCGCTCGGCAACTGGACCTGGAGCACGCTGCGAAAAGTGCACCGGCGCGCCAGGCGGCAGCCCGGCGGGCGGCGTTGCTGATCCCTATCGTCAAGGCGTTCTTCACCGACGTCGGTCAGGAGGTCGCCAGCCTTGGGGTGCAGTTGTATGGCGGCCACGGCTACATCCGCGAGTGGGGCATGGAGCAGTTGATGCGCGATAGCCGCATCACCCAGCTTTATGAAGGCACCAACGGCATACAGGCCCTTGACCTGATACGCCGCAAGCTACTGGGGGACGGCGGGGCCGAGCTCAATCTGCTGATCGACGAAATGGTGCTGCACGTCGGGGCTGCCAATGCGCTCGGCGGCCTGCAGACCATGGCGACGTCCGTGGGGCAACGTTTGGAGGAGTGGCGCGCCTTGTCTGCCCATGTGGTCGAGGCCTGTCAACGCGACCCCCAGGAGTCAGGGGCAGTGTCGGTTGATTTTCTTGCCTACTCGGCCTACGTGCTGTTGGCGGCGATGTGGTTGCAAGCGGCTGTGCATGCTCAAGCAACGCTTGCCGCCGGCAGCACGGAAACAGCCTTCTACAGGGCCAAGCTTCACGCTGCGACGTTCTACTGGCGGCGGCTGCTGCCCCGCGCCACCGCTCATCGCGAGGCCCTGCTGGGCGGCGCGGATTGTCTGATGGCGCTACCAGAGAGCGATTTCGCGTTCTAG
- a CDS encoding 3-hydroxyacyl-CoA dehydrogenase: MNTPFPINQVAVIGAGTMGRGIVISLANAGLSVLWLDCNAAALEAGLGMVSQAWAQQVDKQRITQAQAEACLARVQVVDGYPALAEADLVIEAVYENLALKQEIFRALDAHLKPRAILASNTSALDIDAIAAVTQRPSQVLGLHFFSPAHVMKLLEIVRGAHTDQKVLEAAKALGERMGKVAIVAGNCPGFIGNRMLRSYVGEARKLLLEGALPHQVDAVLQQFGFAMGPFRMYDVVGIDLEWRARQLAGQGMHDPLVQVDNALCELGRLGQKTAQGYYRYAPGSRQAEHDPQVDALVLQVSQKLGYRRRGISAEEILERCLLALVNEGAKVLQEGIAASSADIDRVWLHGYGFPAATGGPMRWADEQGAPFILARLEYLQGVLGEHWRPAGLFYSLVAGGKRFEPRGEVRA, translated from the coding sequence GTGAATACTCCCTTCCCGATCAATCAGGTGGCTGTGATAGGTGCAGGCACCATGGGCCGCGGCATCGTCATCAGCCTGGCCAACGCCGGGCTGTCGGTGCTGTGGCTGGACTGCAACGCGGCAGCGCTCGAAGCAGGGCTGGGCATGGTCAGCCAAGCCTGGGCCCAGCAGGTGGACAAGCAGCGCATCACCCAGGCCCAGGCCGAAGCCTGCCTGGCGCGTGTGCAGGTCGTGGACGGCTATCCGGCGTTGGCGGAGGCCGACCTGGTGATTGAAGCGGTGTATGAAAACCTGGCGCTCAAGCAGGAAATCTTCCGTGCACTGGATGCACACCTCAAGCCACGTGCGATCCTGGCCAGCAACACCTCGGCGCTGGACATCGACGCGATTGCCGCCGTCACCCAGCGACCGTCCCAGGTCCTTGGGCTGCATTTCTTCAGCCCCGCGCATGTCATGAAGCTGCTCGAAATCGTGCGTGGGGCGCACACTGATCAGAAGGTACTCGAGGCCGCCAAAGCGCTGGGCGAGCGCATGGGCAAGGTGGCGATAGTGGCAGGCAACTGCCCAGGGTTCATTGGCAATCGCATGTTGCGCAGCTATGTGGGCGAAGCACGCAAGTTGCTGCTTGAAGGGGCTTTGCCACACCAGGTGGATGCGGTACTGCAGCAGTTTGGCTTCGCCATGGGGCCCTTCCGCATGTACGACGTGGTGGGCATCGACCTGGAGTGGCGCGCCCGGCAGCTGGCCGGGCAAGGCATGCACGACCCGCTGGTGCAGGTCGATAACGCGCTGTGCGAACTCGGCCGCCTCGGGCAGAAAACCGCGCAAGGCTATTACCGCTATGCACCCGGCAGCCGACAGGCCGAGCATGACCCGCAGGTCGACGCTCTGGTGCTGCAGGTGTCCCAGAAGCTTGGCTATCGACGCCGGGGTATCAGTGCCGAGGAAATCCTCGAGCGCTGCCTGCTGGCACTGGTCAACGAAGGGGCGAAGGTTCTCCAGGAAGGTATCGCCGCCAGCAGCGCCGACATCGACCGGGTCTGGCTTCACGGCTATGGCTTTCCGGCTGCCACTGGCGGGCCCATGCGCTGGGCTGACGAGCAGGGGGCGCCGTTTATCCTGGCCCGGCTGGAATACCTGCAGGGCGTGCTTGGCGAGCATTGGCGCCCGGCAGGGTTGTTCTATTCGCTGGTGGCCGGTGGCAAGCGTTTCGAACCGCGTGGGGAGGTTCGGGCATGA
- a CDS encoding LysR family transcriptional regulator, with protein sequence MPYIFGMNISNFDLNLLRVFDMLLREQNVSRAAERLALTQPTVSNALARLRDQLGDPLLVRVGRRMRPTPRALALEGPIRAALQQIEQTLGTGDGFEPQRSHRQLRIALTDFVEQLCMPPLLARLQLLAPNLRIDVVHLAPNLPAEALDRGDLDLVLGRFDEVPARFTRHPWRRETLQIALRQQHPHLALGQALDLDAFLGLRHIWVHGGQTRGMVDQWLAEQGLTRQIAYTTPNYLQAAHLAAATEMCVVLPRQLAQQFAHLLPLAVHELPFALEPFELELVHLSHRQHDPALAWLVEQILTLPPA encoded by the coding sequence ATGCCATATATTTTCGGCATGAATATTTCGAACTTCGACCTGAACCTGCTGCGCGTCTTCGATATGTTGCTGCGTGAACAGAACGTATCCCGCGCCGCCGAGCGTCTGGCCCTGACCCAGCCGACCGTGAGCAATGCCCTGGCGCGCCTGCGTGACCAGCTGGGTGACCCGCTGCTGGTCCGCGTGGGCCGGCGCATGCGCCCGACGCCACGCGCCTTGGCACTGGAGGGGCCGATACGTGCTGCGTTACAGCAGATCGAGCAGACACTGGGCACCGGCGATGGCTTCGAGCCACAGCGCAGCCATCGCCAACTGCGCATCGCCCTCACCGATTTCGTCGAACAGCTTTGCATGCCGCCGCTCCTGGCGCGGTTGCAACTACTGGCACCCAACTTGCGCATCGACGTGGTGCACCTGGCCCCCAACCTGCCGGCCGAGGCGCTGGACCGGGGCGACCTCGACCTGGTACTGGGCCGCTTCGACGAGGTGCCAGCGCGCTTCACCCGCCACCCCTGGCGCCGTGAAACCCTGCAGATCGCGCTGCGCCAGCAGCACCCGCACCTGGCGCTGGGCCAGGCACTGGACCTCGATGCGTTCCTGGGCTTGCGGCACATCTGGGTGCACGGCGGCCAGACCCGAGGCATGGTCGACCAGTGGCTGGCCGAGCAAGGCCTGACCCGGCAAATCGCCTATACCACGCCCAACTACCTGCAGGCCGCGCATCTGGCCGCAGCCACCGAAATGTGCGTGGTGCTGCCGCGGCAACTGGCCCAGCAGTTCGCGCATCTGCTGCCTTTGGCGGTGCACGAACTGCCTTTTGCCCTGGAGCCTTTCGAACTTGAACTGGTACACCTGAGCCACCGTCAGCACGACCCCGCCCTGGCCTGGCTGGTCGAACAGATCCTCACGCTCCCCCCCGCCTGA
- a CDS encoding MBL fold metallo-hydrolase, whose amino-acid sequence MRFSLSMLALALLAPLPSLAATAAKDATAATLASNQQWLKRLSFEDRVDYETARRGLVERFDGPVATADGKTVWNLAQYAFLEPAQSPATVNPSLWRVAQLNNIAGLFKVTEGIYQLRGLDLANMTIVEGPDGLIVLDPLLAVETAKAGLELYFKHRPRKPVTTVIYTHPHVDHFGGVRGVINEADVKAGKVQVIAPEGFFEHAIGENVLAGPAMKRRAQYMYGAPLPRGPRGQVDAGLGKGVPANATVSLIAPTLEISQPLQRMTLSGVEVEFQLTPGTEAPAEMNIYFPALRALCMAENATHVQHNVLTLRGALVRDPKVWAHYLDQSLVRYGEQAEVVFAQHHWPTWGGAAIRDYLADQRDMYAFIDSQTLRLINQGQTPMEIAQTLASLPPRLASKWYSRDYYGSLSHNVRAVYQRYMGFYDGNPANLDPLPPQAAGKRYVAAMGGADQVLTQARQAFAKGDYRWVAQLVNHLVFAEPDNTEARELQADALEQLGYQSENATWRNAYLSGAQELRSGVAAGAGSGGNTDDMVRALTPSLFFDYLSVRVNAYKAADSDLTVNWRFSDLDEDYALTLRNGVLTHRDLARHAKADVEVTMRKQTLDRIALKQTGFLKEATAGAIDIKGERVKFLQLLGGLEEADSRFNIVTP is encoded by the coding sequence ATGCGCTTTTCACTGTCGATGCTGGCGCTTGCCCTGCTGGCCCCCCTTCCGAGCCTGGCCGCAACAGCGGCCAAGGATGCCACCGCGGCCACCCTGGCCAGCAACCAGCAGTGGCTGAAACGGTTATCCTTCGAGGATCGCGTCGATTACGAAACAGCCAGGCGTGGGCTGGTCGAGCGGTTCGACGGGCCAGTCGCGACAGCCGATGGCAAGACCGTGTGGAACCTGGCCCAGTATGCTTTTCTGGAACCGGCGCAATCCCCTGCCACGGTAAACCCGAGCTTGTGGCGCGTCGCTCAGTTGAACAACATCGCCGGGCTGTTCAAGGTCACCGAGGGCATCTACCAGCTTCGCGGTCTGGACCTGGCCAACATGACCATCGTCGAGGGGCCGGACGGGCTGATTGTGCTCGACCCGCTGCTTGCCGTGGAGACGGCCAAGGCGGGCCTCGAACTGTACTTCAAGCACCGCCCGCGCAAGCCGGTGACCACGGTGATCTACACCCACCCGCACGTCGACCATTTCGGCGGCGTGCGCGGGGTGATCAACGAGGCGGACGTCAAGGCTGGCAAAGTACAGGTCATCGCGCCCGAGGGGTTCTTCGAGCATGCCATCGGTGAAAACGTGCTGGCCGGACCGGCCATGAAACGCCGCGCCCAGTACATGTACGGCGCGCCCCTGCCCCGTGGGCCGCGAGGCCAGGTGGATGCCGGACTGGGCAAGGGCGTGCCGGCCAATGCCACTGTCAGCCTCATCGCGCCGACGCTCGAAATCAGCCAACCGCTGCAACGCATGACCCTGAGCGGCGTGGAGGTGGAGTTCCAGCTGACCCCGGGCACCGAGGCGCCGGCGGAAATGAACATCTATTTCCCGGCGCTCAGGGCACTGTGCATGGCCGAGAACGCCACCCATGTGCAGCACAACGTACTGACGCTGCGCGGGGCACTGGTGCGCGATCCGAAAGTGTGGGCCCATTACCTGGACCAATCGCTGGTGCGCTACGGCGAGCAGGCCGAGGTGGTGTTCGCCCAGCATCACTGGCCCACTTGGGGCGGTGCGGCCATCCGCGACTACCTGGCCGACCAGCGCGATATGTATGCCTTCATCGACAGCCAGACCTTGCGCCTGATCAATCAGGGCCAGACACCCATGGAAATTGCCCAGACCCTGGCCAGTCTGCCGCCGCGTCTGGCAAGCAAATGGTACAGCCGCGACTACTACGGCTCGCTCAGCCATAACGTCAGGGCCGTCTATCAACGCTACATGGGGTTCTACGACGGCAACCCGGCCAACCTCGACCCATTGCCACCGCAAGCGGCCGGCAAGCGTTACGTGGCGGCGATGGGGGGGGCCGATCAGGTGCTGACCCAGGCCCGCCAGGCCTTCGCCAAGGGCGACTATCGATGGGTGGCGCAATTGGTCAACCACCTGGTATTCGCCGAGCCGGACAACACCGAGGCCCGCGAACTGCAGGCCGACGCGCTGGAGCAACTGGGTTACCAGAGTGAGAACGCCACCTGGCGCAATGCCTACCTCAGTGGCGCGCAGGAATTGCGCTCAGGCGTTGCCGCCGGTGCGGGTAGCGGCGGCAACACCGATGACATGGTGCGGGCCCTGACACCCAGCCTGTTTTTCGACTACCTGAGCGTTCGGGTGAATGCCTACAAGGCCGCCGATAGCGACCTGACCGTAAACTGGCGGTTTTCCGACCTGGACGAAGACTACGCTCTCACCCTGCGCAACGGCGTCCTTACCCACCGCGACCTGGCGCGCCACGCCAAGGCCGATGTAGAGGTCACCATGCGCAAACAGACGCTGGACCGCATTGCCCTCAAACAGACAGGCTTTCTCAAGGAAGCCACAGCAGGGGCAATCGACATCAAAGGCGAGCGGGTGAAGTTCCTGCAATTGCTGGGCGGGCTGGAAGAGGCTGATTCACGCTTCAATATCGTCACGCCCTGA
- a CDS encoding DUF202 domain-containing protein — translation MGDPGLQAERTELAWRRTVLALVAVAALACRQGDVYVLALAGVAVLALLSRQRRRYERGLAMLQAERGQPAPWAVLALGSVVWLMALAGLCRLAKGG, via the coding sequence ATGGGTGATCCGGGCCTGCAGGCAGAACGCACCGAGCTGGCCTGGCGGCGCACTGTGCTGGCGCTGGTGGCGGTGGCGGCGTTGGCCTGTCGTCAAGGCGATGTGTACGTGCTGGCATTGGCGGGCGTGGCCGTGCTGGCGCTGCTATCCCGCCAGCGGCGGCGTTATGAACGAGGCCTGGCGATGTTGCAGGCCGAACGCGGCCAGCCTGCGCCGTGGGCAGTGCTGGCACTGGGTAGCGTGGTGTGGCTGATGGCATTGGCGGGCTTGTGCCGGTTGGCGAAGGGCGGCTGA
- a CDS encoding DUF202 domain-containing protein — protein sequence MGVPEPRPDWSRRLLGQGEAPDPRFTLANERTFLAWVRTALALLGGAIAIETFAGHVLETPLRLWLVAGLMLLSALLSAGACLRWLRVERALRHRRPLPLPALVPLLALGCLVAVLLAGLVLWPRWHG from the coding sequence ATGGGCGTGCCTGAACCACGGCCTGACTGGTCGCGGCGGCTGTTGGGCCAGGGTGAAGCGCCTGATCCGCGCTTCACCCTGGCCAACGAACGTACTTTCCTGGCCTGGGTCCGCACCGCGCTGGCGCTGCTGGGTGGCGCGATCGCCATTGAAACCTTCGCCGGCCACGTCCTCGAGACACCCCTGCGGCTGTGGCTGGTCGCAGGCCTGATGCTGTTGAGCGCATTGCTGAGCGCTGGCGCCTGCCTGCGCTGGCTGCGGGTAGAGCGGGCATTGCGTCATCGACGTCCGCTGCCGTTGCCGGCACTGGTGCCCTTGTTGGCGCTGGGCTGTCTGGTCGCGGTACTGCTGGCAGGTCTCGTCCTGTGGCCACGCTGGCATGGGTGA
- a CDS encoding DUF1329 domain-containing protein, producing the protein MVMIGLFWASGALAAAGLPDNLTPVGAERAASPDGRIPAWQGGLSTAQQRLGDNGTPLDPFADEQPLYRITAANYRQYRSQLTDGQVALLKRFPASLSLPVYPTHRSVAVPDAVAASAARNAEQAQLDDQGNSVRGFTGVIAFPRPTNGLEVIWNHLTRHRNISYSLSSDSVTPLKNGRFVLMSARQEVARPEGLANLGAGNVLYYFTYRMTAPSRLAGDAMVVHETLDQVAEPRLSWVYSASQRRVRRAPNIAYDTTGPGTAGLRTADSRDMFNGAPDRYDWKLLGKQTLHVPYNCYRLASPELRYADLIKPGHIDPAPTRYELHRVWVVEATLKPGAQHIYAKRRFYLDEDTWAILETDSYDARGELWRTSQAHGFFHPGGQVAVNAMEITYDLKSGRYHASGLINEQRRPFAFNVRTSLSYFSPGALRSFGVR; encoded by the coding sequence ATGGTGATGATCGGCCTGTTCTGGGCGAGCGGCGCGCTGGCGGCAGCCGGCCTGCCCGACAACCTGACCCCGGTGGGGGCCGAGCGTGCTGCCAGCCCCGACGGGCGCATCCCCGCCTGGCAAGGTGGGTTGAGTACGGCCCAGCAACGCCTGGGCGACAACGGCACGCCGCTGGACCCGTTTGCCGATGAGCAGCCTCTGTACCGGATCACGGCCGCCAACTACCGGCAGTACCGAAGTCAGCTTACCGACGGCCAGGTGGCCTTGCTCAAACGCTTCCCAGCCAGCCTGAGCTTGCCGGTGTATCCGACCCACCGTAGTGTTGCGGTACCCGACGCAGTCGCGGCATCGGCAGCCCGCAACGCCGAGCAGGCGCAGCTGGATGACCAGGGCAACAGCGTGCGAGGTTTCACGGGTGTCATCGCCTTTCCACGGCCAACCAACGGCCTGGAGGTGATCTGGAACCACCTGACCCGGCATCGCAACATCAGCTACAGCCTGAGCTCCGACAGCGTCACACCGCTGAAGAATGGCCGCTTCGTACTGATGAGTGCGCGTCAGGAAGTGGCCCGGCCCGAAGGTTTGGCCAACCTGGGGGCGGGCAATGTACTTTATTACTTCACCTACCGCATGACGGCGCCCTCGCGGCTTGCCGGCGATGCGATGGTGGTGCATGAGACACTGGACCAGGTCGCCGAACCGCGTTTGTCCTGGGTGTACAGCGCCAGCCAGCGGCGGGTACGACGGGCGCCGAACATCGCCTATGACACCACTGGCCCTGGCACCGCCGGCCTGCGGACCGCCGACAGTCGCGACATGTTCAATGGCGCGCCTGACCGGTATGACTGGAAGCTGCTGGGCAAGCAGACGCTGCACGTGCCCTACAACTGTTACCGCCTGGCATCGCCCGAGCTGCGCTATGCGGACCTGATCAAGCCAGGCCACATCGACCCGGCACCGACCCGCTACGAGCTGCACCGGGTATGGGTCGTGGAGGCGACGTTGAAGCCCGGGGCGCAGCATATCTATGCCAAGCGCCGGTTCTACCTGGATGAAGACACCTGGGCCATTCTCGAAACAGACAGCTACGACGCGCGTGGCGAGCTGTGGCGCACCTCACAGGCCCATGGTTTCTTTCACCCCGGCGGCCAGGTGGCGGTCAACGCCATGGAGATCACCTACGACCTCAAGAGCGGCCGCTACCATGCATCGGGCTTGATCAACGAGCAGCGTCGGCCCTTTGCCTTCAATGTGCGCACCAGCCTTTCGTACTTCTCGCCCGGCGCCCTGCGCAGCTTTGGTGTGCGCTGA
- a CDS encoding DUF1302 family protein: MASRIYGRSGPLSVLASSVLFSASACAAQFHWGELEGQFDSALSFGTSIATANPDPALHLSANSDDGRLNFASGDVFSAVFKGTHDLELKHDNLGVFLRGTYWYDTALRDHDQRFKQVEDNNRKRSAKTAGSQLLDAFGYYLYDIDGQPGSVRLGKQVVNWGESTFIQGGLNVINPFNLAALRRPGSEVKDALVPVNLFYFTQNLTEALSVDGFYQLDWEQTQLDNCGTFFSNNDFLPDGCDGLDVGAKLLGNPTAVAGLAPFGVNLTSEGVRIPRGSDQDARNSGQWGVSLRWYVAALDTEFGAYAANYHSRTPYLGTVSSPYFDNRRFAPQLCANLGIGSAGCAAFLGTSAGQSLVGALRLGSSQYRVQYPEDIRLYGLSFSTTLRTGTALQGELSYRPNMPMQLNGTDIIQSLLNVDGRSPLLGDGLRPDSASTLFDGYRRKEVTQLQVTAVHAFSQVMGANQLLLIGEAGATYVGGLEGAYGPRYGRSGTFNSGELADNSVCVAISKTPEHCNDEGFMTPFSWGYRLRATWAYPNVIAGFDLRPNLSWAHDVHGTGPVEGSAFSEGSRAISVGLDATLASTYSLSVSYTDFIDGDYGTRGDRDFISLSVGVTF; the protein is encoded by the coding sequence ATGGCATCTCGTATTTACGGTCGCTCGGGACCGTTGTCGGTACTTGCCTCATCAGTACTTTTTTCTGCGTCTGCCTGTGCCGCTCAGTTTCACTGGGGTGAACTAGAGGGGCAGTTCGACTCGGCGCTTTCCTTTGGTACCAGCATTGCGACTGCCAACCCTGACCCGGCCCTGCACCTCAGCGCCAACAGCGATGACGGCCGCCTGAACTTTGCCTCCGGCGACGTGTTTTCGGCGGTGTTCAAAGGTACCCATGACCTGGAGCTCAAGCACGACAACCTGGGGGTGTTCCTGCGCGGTACCTACTGGTACGACACTGCCCTGCGCGATCACGACCAGCGCTTCAAGCAGGTCGAGGACAACAACCGCAAGCGTTCGGCCAAGACCGCAGGTAGCCAACTGCTCGACGCCTTCGGTTATTACCTGTACGACATCGATGGCCAGCCAGGTTCGGTCAGGCTGGGCAAGCAGGTGGTCAACTGGGGGGAGAGTACCTTCATCCAGGGCGGACTGAACGTCATCAACCCCTTCAACCTGGCGGCCTTGCGCCGCCCCGGCTCGGAAGTGAAGGACGCGCTGGTGCCGGTGAACCTGTTCTACTTCACCCAGAACCTCACCGAAGCGCTGTCGGTCGACGGTTTCTATCAGCTGGATTGGGAACAGACCCAGCTGGACAACTGCGGCACGTTCTTTTCGAACAACGATTTTTTGCCCGATGGGTGTGATGGCCTGGACGTGGGCGCCAAATTACTCGGCAACCCCACAGCCGTGGCCGGGCTTGCGCCGTTTGGTGTAAACCTCACCAGCGAAGGCGTGCGCATACCCCGTGGCAGCGACCAGGATGCCCGCAACAGCGGGCAGTGGGGCGTTTCGCTGCGATGGTACGTGGCGGCGCTGGACACCGAGTTTGGCGCCTACGCGGCGAACTACCACAGCCGCACGCCTTACCTGGGTACGGTCAGCAGCCCGTATTTCGACAACCGCCGTTTTGCCCCGCAGCTGTGCGCCAACCTCGGTATCGGGTCTGCAGGCTGTGCTGCTTTCCTGGGCACCAGTGCAGGCCAGTCGCTGGTCGGCGCGCTACGCCTGGGCAGCTCGCAGTACCGGGTGCAATACCCCGAGGACATTCGCCTGTACGGCCTTTCGTTCTCCACTACCCTGCGCACCGGCACGGCGCTGCAGGGGGAGCTGAGCTACCGACCGAACATGCCCATGCAACTCAACGGCACCGACATCATCCAGTCGTTGTTGAACGTCGATGGCCGCTCGCCATTGCTGGGCGACGGCCTGCGGCCAGACAGCGCCAGTACGCTGTTCGACGGCTACCGCCGCAAGGAGGTGACCCAGTTGCAGGTAACCGCTGTTCACGCTTTCAGCCAGGTGATGGGTGCCAACCAGTTGCTGCTGATAGGCGAGGCGGGCGCCACCTATGTCGGCGGTCTGGAGGGTGCCTATGGCCCCCGTTATGGGCGTTCGGGCACGTTCAACAGTGGCGAACTGGCGGACAACAGTGTGTGCGTGGCCATTTCCAAAACCCCTGAGCATTGCAACGACGAAGGCTTCATGACCCCGTTCTCCTGGGGCTACCGGCTGCGCGCCACCTGGGCCTACCCCAATGTGATTGCCGGTTTCGACCTGCGGCCGAACCTGTCCTGGGCACATGACGTGCACGGCACCGGCCCGGTGGAGGGATCGGCCTTCAGCGAAGGCTCCAGGGCCATCAGCGTGGGGTTGGATGCGACGCTTGCCAGCACCTACAGCCTGAGCGTGTCGTACACCGATTTTATCGACGGCGACTATGGCACTCGCGGCGACCGGGACTTCATCTCGCTGAGCGTGGGCGTCACTTTCTGA